ATCTGATCCAGCACTCTTGTCACCCTCTGCGAAGGCAGGCTCGTGTCCACCTCGATCGCCAGAGCCTCACGGTTAAAGTCGTCCACTACGTTAAAGGTCCGGAACCGTCGTCCGTCCCACAGTGCGTCGCTCATGAAATCGGCCGACCAGCAATGGTTCGCGGCCTGCGGTACGCTTAGCGGGTCGGGATTCCGGGCCGGCAATCTCCGTTTGTGCTTTCGACGCTTATTCAGCTTCATTTCGCAATAAACACGGTATACACGCTTGTGATTCCAACCTTTCCCCTCTCGCCGCAGCATCGCGAAGAACTTCCCGAATCCCATCTCAGGATGCAATCCCGCAAGTCTCGCCAGAGCCTCTTCGATCTCCGTATCCTTATTTGCCCGTACCTTGCGATAGTGAAACACGGTCCTCGACAGTTTCATCAACGAACATGCCCGCCTCTCGCTTATCAGGTGCTTCGCCCTGATGTGCGTCACCACGATCCGTTTCTCTACCGCTCCCAGGGCTTTTTTTCGATCACGTCCTTTAACACTCGGCAATCAAGTGCAAGCTCCGCATACATCCGCTTTAATTGCCGGTTCTCTTCCTCAAGCTCCCGCATCCGCCGGATGTCAGATGCCTCCATCCCTCCGAACTTCGACTTCCACTTGAAATACGTCGCCGTCGATATCCCCGCTTCCCGGCATACCTCCGCCACCGTCCGTCCACCTTCTACCTGCTTCAGGATCCCTATTACCTGCGTCTCACTGAACTTCGATCTCGTCATTTCCCAGTCCTCCTCCTACTTCCTATTCTGACCGGAAACTATATTTCTGTCTGATACTATTTTATGGGAGGTTTACACCAGAAGTTGTAAGCCGGGCGACCGGTTTACCATGGAAGTGAGGTCACCCGAACAGTATAGAGGTGCAATACTTGAGGGAACTGTGACCGGTGCGGATAGTTCGGGCCGGGTCTCAGGACGGGCGAACATATCGCTTAATTTTGACACGATCAGAATTAACGGCAATACATATCGTTTTGCCGGGATCATTGATTCGGTGACGGCAAGGAACGGCGACAGTATTTCGGTGAATAACGAGGGAGCCGTTCGTGACAGCAGTCAGCCGGCACAAACAGCCACTCGTGCCGGGATAGGCGCGGTTCTTGGAGCGATAATTGGCGCTATCGCCGGTGGCGGGCAGGGTGCCGCGATCGGGGCTGGCGTTGGAGCAGGTACGGGTGCCGGAACGTTACTCATCACAGGCCGTGACAATTTGGATCTCGACTCGGGAACTGTTTTCTCGATCACTTCGACGGCTCCCGCGAGTATGCGTAGCAGTCGCTAAACTAGCAACAAGACCGCAAGACTTGGGACGGGCTAAACAGCTAGTCCCTTTTTTCCCCAGGATCGAACTCAAAAACCCATTTATTGCCATTTGCGTCAAACAGACGTTCATATTATTTTATTGACGTTGCCTTCAATAATAGGGGGGTCTGCTTCACAGGAGGTCGTGTGTGGCTCAATACGCTATTGCGGATCCCAAGGATTCGCTCCAAAATCATCTACTCTCAGCCCTTCCCGATGAAGATTTCGATCGGATAAATTCCAATTTGGAAACAGTTTCGCTCGAGCTTGGCGAGGCTCTTTACGAATCCGGCGACCGGATGACGCACATCTACTTTCCGACGACAGCGATCATATCGCTTCTCTACATAATGGAAAACGGCGGCACGGCAGAAATCGGCATCACCGGCAACAACGGCCTGGTTGGCGTTGCCCTGTTCATGGGTGGCGACACGACGTCTAACCGTGCGGTCGTTCAGAGTGCAGGCAAGGCCGTACGGATGACGGCGGACGCCTTGAGGACTGAATTCAAACTCGGCGGTGTTTTTCAGGACGTATTGCTTCGGTACACCCAGGCCTTGCTCACTCAGATATCACAGACCGCGGTTTGTAATCGGCTTCATACCGTCGAACAACAGCTCTGCAGATGGCTTCTGATCAATCACGATCAATTACCGGCCGACACGCTTGTGATGACGCACGAGCTGATAGCGAATATGCTCGGTGTTCGTCACGAGGGCGTTAGTATCGCTGCGGGAAATCTTCAAAAACTCGGCCTGATCGAATACGCACGCGGCGCGGTCCACATCCTCGACCGCGAAGGCCTTGAGAAAGTTTGCTGTGAATGTTACAAGGTCGTTTCGGATGAATACGACCGCCTGCTAGGGCAATATGTCCGCAAGAATCTTCGCGCTATTAGTTCAAAAAAGCTTGCTGACAAACGCAGTTGAACTGTGTTATTATTTTCGTTGGATCACTCCGATCCGATCAGCACAACCTACCGATCGAAGGGCATCATTCCGTCGCCCTCCATTTTCTCCCGTAAAAATAGTATGGAAAAGCTAAATGATTATCTCCAGCGGCTCTTGTCGTCGTGCAGCGACGAACTCCGCTTGGAACCAAACAAGGCACCGTGCCTTGTAGCGAATGATCAATCGACAGACGTTTCTACGTCGCCGTTGCTCGGAACACAGATCAGCACCATGGTCTTTCCGCTGATCCCAACGGAGATCGTCACTACATTGCCCAGTACGGACGAAGTAGAGTTTGTGCTGCCGCATAATCTGGGGAATTTCAATTTTTCGATCCAAAAATCGCCTGCCGGGTTTGTTGTTACGATCAGGCCGCTGATGGGCGACGCCGAAGGCATCGAGCCGGCTTCGGGATCGTTTGAGGGCCTGCCCGCCGAGCCGCCCGCGTACACGTCGCAGCCTGAGACTGCGCCCGCCGTTGAGACATTTTCCGCGGGTGAGGAGTTCATCGCCGACATTTATGATATCCGTGAGAAGGCCGAGGAATATGTGCCATTGCCTGAGCCTCCTCCATCCTTCGAACAGATATCTTATGAACTGGAGAGCATTTCTGCTGATCATGAGGACGGCAATGTAGACCAGCCCGCGATCCAAACGTTGGACGACCTTCTTGCCGAGGAAGCCCTGACCGCGAGTGAATACACATTCCCGGCAGCTGACGACAAGGTTGACATCGTCTCTGCAAATGACCCCGAGTTTCAAACCGTATTTTCTGACACCTCCGATTACGAACCGCCGGGGAAACGTAGCGACATTTACGCGGAAGAATATGCGCCGCCGGTCTTCGCAGAGCGACTGACCCGGCAGGAATCCTCTGAACCGGCGACGGTTGCAGCCGGGCGAAAAGCGTCCCAGATGGATGAGCTCTTCACAAAGATGGAAGCCCTAGGAGCTTCCGACCTGCATCTTTCTGTTTCAATGCCTCCGATGGTTCGGAAGGATGGAAAGATGAAACCGCTTGAAGATGGACAGCCAGCATTGACCGATGACGCAATGAAGAGCCTGCTGACGTCGATCATGCCGGCGAAAAATCAGGAAGAATTTGCCGTCCGCAACGATACGGATTTCGCCTACGAAATTCCCGGCCTCGCACGTTTTCGCTGCAATGTATTTCGCGACCGCAAGGGCATGGGCGGAGTTTTCCGCATTATCCCGACAAAGATCCTGACCGCCGAGCAACTCGGTCTTTCTAAAGCGATCATGGACCTTTGCTCGCTCTCGAAAGGCCTAGTGGTCGTTACCGGACCGACAGGTTCGGGCAAATCGACCACGCTTTGCGCAATGATCGATTCGATCAATATGAATCGAGAGGACCATATCATCACGATCGAAGATCCGATCGAGTTCGTCCACGATAATCAAAAATGTCTCGTCAATCAGCGCGAGGTCCACAACCACACTGATTCGTTCAAAGACGCGTTGCGGGCTGCACTCCGCGAAGACCCGGACATTCTGCTGGTTGGTGAGATGCGAGACCTTGAGACGATCTCAATTGCGATAGAAACTGCCGAGACAGGTCACCTCGTTTTCGGTACGCTGCATACGACGACCGCGGCATCGACGGTTGACCGCATCATCGATCAGTTCCCCACCGACCGTCAGCAGCAGATACGCGTAATGTTGTCTGAATCACTGAAAGGCGTGATCGCACAGACGCTGCTGCCCAAAAAAGGCGGTGGACGCGTTGCGGCACTCGAAGTTCTCATCGTGACGCCCGCTATCAGCAATTTGATACGTGAGGGGAAGACGTTCCAAATACCATCTGCGATGCAGACAGGCAAGAATCACGGAATGGTCATGCTCAACGATGCTCTTTTCGAACACGTCCAGGCGGGCACGGTAGAACCCCGAGACGCTTACATCAAAGCCGTCGATAAAGCCGGCTTTGAGACAATGCTAACTCGCGGCGGATTCAAGATATAAGACTCGATCCATTCAAATGGCTGACGGCGAATCTTTAAAGTTCCGCCGTCATTTTTTTTGGTGATATTGCCGCGAGGGTTCGGGGTATTCCGTGCGCTATCAAACAGACAGAGATCCGGCGACTTGCTTCAATTGAACTAGCGCATGAAACGTCTGCGATTCGAATATATCGGGAACCAAACAATTCGCGGTCAGTTTTTACAAATTTAGACACAGAAGGAGAAATTTTATGCTTTGGACAATAATCATCATACTTTAAGTTTTATGGGCTTTAGGATTCGGCTTTGGAGGAGCGGCTGTCGGCAACCTCATCCATATTCTTTTGGTCGTTGCTCTCGTCGTAGTGGTTCTTCAGTTGGTGAGGGGACGTCGGGTCTGAAAGCTCGATATATTGCTCTACCATCACGGATCGTCACTCTTGGGTGACGTTCCCTTTTTTTGTGTTCAGGGTGGGATGATGGTCGCGGTTCCCCGACTCTTTCATCACCATCTGCAGCCGCACAAAACCCGTGGCCTCGTTCGCCGATTTGCCTTGTCGTCGATTTAGCATGTCCTCAACACGCAGAACGTAGTGTGTATGCTGCCGCACAGACCCGATAACCGATCTATCTCATAATCAATAGTAGATTCCAAGACCGTCAACTGTTTGACGTGGTCCTTTATATCGACGGTCCAATGGAATTACTAGGAACGGAATTTATAAACCTTGAATCTTTGGAGGATCAATAAAATGAACGTAAACAAAAATTGCAAACATACCGTGGCAAACGGGCATTGCATACCTTATGATCGGCGGCGGCATCGGAGCTGCTCTTGCATTACTATTTGCACCGAAAAGGGGCATCGAGCTGCGTCGCGATATCGCCAATGTGACCCGAAAGGCCTATAACTCAACACTTGAGATGACACAGGATCTGAAGCAGCGATCAGCCGATTTTCTTCACACGGCTAAAGAAAAAGTCGAAAACGTCTACGATCTGGCATCGAACAAGCTCGGACACGCCGCCGAAGTCTCCGAAGATGTCGTCTCCGAAGCGAAAGGATCGGTGACCGACGGTATCGAACGAGTGCAGAAAGAATCTGCCGCGACTCTGAATCAGGCGGCACAGGCGGCAAGTGGAAGAAAAGGCTCGAATATCGTCTAAGCAACTGCAACTGCGGAGCCGCTAGACCGGGAGGTGAACCGGCTCCCACATTATATTCGAGCAAGCCTAAAGAGGAAGGAACTATCATGAGTAATCATATAAGCAAAATAGTATATTTTATGGTGATCACAGCAATGATCACTCTCGGCACCGCGATGCAGGCCTAGGGCCAGCAGCGTGCCTATAACGTGACAGATCGTCAGGTTCGCAATCTACTGAATCAGATAGAAAGCAAAACGAACACGTTCAAGCGTGAGATCGACCGGTCATTGGATCGAAGCATCTTCGATGGCACTAGGTGCGAAGATTCGATCAATCAAATGGTCAGCGATTTTGAAGCTTCGACGAATCGGCTGAGGGCAATTTCTCGTCGAATCGATCGTCAGCAGGTGATGTAAAAGACGTATTGAACCGTGCTGTGCGGATCAATAGCTTTATGCGCAACAACCGAGTGTCACAGCCGGCCCAGAATCATTGGACCCAGATCCGGCAGGATCTGTACACGCTGGCTCAATACTATAGCGTGACATCGACTTGGGACGACAACGTAAATATGCGGGTCGGTCAGGTCGGTTATACGGTTACAGACGCACAGATGCGCACCCTGTTGAACCGCCTGCAATCGCGGACCAACTCGTTCATCCAGAGCTACAACAACTGGAACCGTAATATTCGCAATCGTCAGATGTCCGCATCAAGCAATGTTGAACAGGACATCAATGACTATTCCAGAGCATTGGCCGACCTCAGGATCAATTTCAATGATCGCAATTCGGTCGGCATCGGCGAAGTACTTCGACCGGCAGTGGGTATCAACAGGTTCGTAACTACGAACCGACCCAATAATACCGTTATCAGCCGGTGGACTCTCGTTCGCAATGACCTGGACATGCTGTCCAACTATTACCGGACTGCAATCGACTGGAACAATACGTATAACCCATATCCGGGCAGTACCTACCCGAACGTGAATTACGGCAATTTTGATTCGCAGTTATCGGGAACATATCGTCTGAATATCGGACAGAGCGAGAATGTGAGAACGGTCGTCGATCGTGCGATCATCAGCGCACGATACCCCGCGAACCAGGCCGACCGTATGCGTGCCAATCTGGAACGCCGCCTTGCATCACCTGAGACCCTAACGTTTGAAAAACGCGGTCAGCAGGTAAGAATGGCGACCGCCAATATGCAGTCTGTTGAGTTGACCGCGGATGGTGTAAGACGAACTGAGACGTCGCCCAACGGACGTTCCGTAACGACGACCGTGACGGAAAGGAACGGACAACTTGCGATCGATTATGAAGGCGACCGAATGAACGATTTTCATCTGACATTCACGCCGGTCAACAATACACAGCTCCGCGTCACGCGTCGGATCTATCTCGAAAATAACAATCAGTCGGTTACCGTAGCTAGTGTTTACGACAAAACAAGCCAAAGTCCGCAATGGGGATCAGCATATCCGCCCAATTACAGCGGTTCCGCGTCGGATCAGTACGTTGTAGCCAATAACACGGCCATCACGGCAACATTGAACAACGAAATATCCACACGCTCGGCACGCGATGGCGACCGTTTTTCAATGACTATTACCTCTCCCTTACAATACAGCGGCGCCGTTATCGAGGGCGTTGTTAACGGACAGCGTTCAGGTGGGGTTTCAGGCAGAGCGACCATGGCTCTGGTATTCGAGACCATCAGATTGACTGACGGGCGAAGCTTCGCATTTGCGGGCATTGTCGATCAGGTTCGTGACGTCAATGGTAACTCCATTAACGTTGATAATGAAGGTTCGGTCCGTGATCGAAGCCAGACCACCCAAACAGTGGCACGAGCCGGTGTAGGAGCCGTTATCGGGGCCATCATCGGAGCCATTGCCGGTGGTGGTAGTGGTGCCGCGGTCGGTGCAGGCGTCGGTGCCGGTGCCGGTGCGGGAACGGTCATCTTGCAGGGCCGCGACAATCTGGAGCTCAGACAGGGCACGCAGTTCTTCATAACTGCGGGTGCTCCTGCGAACGTCAGTTCTCGCTAGCTTCATTATCGCCACCACATTTGGCCGGACGTATCCACCTCGGATGCGTCCGGCCTTTGTTGTTTTCATCCCATTACCTTATAGCCCAAGCCAAACTGGCCATTTAGCGAGTAGGAAAACGCGTTGTGTCGAGATCGAAGGCGGAGAATCTCACAGTCATCGCGGGAAATTTCGCGAACGGCGGCGGCGATCAAAGGTCGTGTCAAACGCCTCGAATTCCCAAAACGCATGCCTATATCGCCAGTGGATGCGGTCTGCGGCTACTAGTTCCGATCTAACGCGAAGAACCTGCTTCAGTTAGCTGAGTTGGCACAGGGCTTGCGAACCAAACAGAGTAAAGCTGCTGCCCGTTCGTCCGAACCGCGACAGATATCGGATCTATTTTGGGGGCCGCTTTGGGAGGCTCTTATGACGAAGGATCTCTTAAATCTGACAATTGTGATAGCAATACTGCTCGTGGTCGGCTTAGGCTGCAGCCAACTTCCTATAACCACTACACAGCAAACACAACAGTCGCCGCCGCCCGCCGCAACACCCGCGCAGACGCCTGACGAAGCAAATGAAAAATTGCTGGAGAAGTTGGCCGAACTTGAGAAGAAGATCGACGACCAGCAAAAACAGGCAAAAGCTACGCCCCCGCCCGTGATCCGAACCGCTACGACGGCATGGGTCAATTCTCCTGGCGATGGCTTCTTGGCGCTCCGCAGCGATCCGAGCGCAGATGTCGGCTACCGGATACTACAGATCCCGCACGGCGCTGAGGTTCGAGTTATTAGCTGTCAGGATCGCTCTATCAGGATCGGCGGAAGGTCAGGCCGTTGGTGCCGAGTACGATATGACGGCACAACTGGATGGGCATTCGATGGCTGGCTTGTGTATTGATCAAAAGGCGCGGCTATCTGAGCGAAATATTATTGACGGATAGCGTTCGGCCGGTGGCTCGGTTGAATTCGGCGATGGCCTTATTGAGGTCAGTGCGGGACTGGAGTTCCCGGCCGCGGGCGGAGGCTAGGTCCGATTGACGTTGCAGAACAAGGTAAAAGGTGGTTGTTCCGGCTCGGAATTGACGCTCTTCGCTGGCGTAAAGTTCCTCTGCTGCCTGGCGCGCAATGATCGCCGAATCGAGTCGTGCAGATGCCGATCGCAGTGCCTGCAGAGCGTTTCGCACCTCGGCCTCGATCTGCTGTTCTGCGGCGGCACGCTGTTCAGCGAGGCGTTCGCCCTCGACAAGCGTACGGCCAAGGTTTGCCTTTGCCGTACGGTTCCTGAACGGGATCGAAATAGTAACGCCGACGCGGTATGACGGATAGTCCTGTGCAAGCAGATTGCCCAGCGACGTAAAATATCCGCCAACGAGATTTGGCGGAACACGGCTAAGGCCCGTCGCAGGGTTTATGGCAGCAGGTGTTTCTGTGCCCGAAAGCCCTTGGGCCGTGTAAGAGCCGTTTAGGTCGATCTGTGGTTTTGCCTGATCGCGAAAAAAGCGTTCATCGATCTTGTTTAGATCGGACGCCTTTTCGAACTGTTCGAGTTCCGGACGGTTGCGAAATGCATCGCTCAAGGCGATCTCCAACGCGACCGAAGGAACGCTGCGATCGACCGGGGTCACCGGTGTGAGCGTCTGCCGCCATTCGGGTGACGTACGGTCAGGCAACAACAGCGTTTTAAGCACATTCTCTGCCCTTGTGATATTTTCCTGAGCCGAAAAAACTGCCTGCTCAAATCCCGCAACCTGCGCATTTGAAGCGACAAGTTCGACCGGTGCCAGCACGCCGCGTTCCACCTGACGTCGATTGCTCTCGAATTGTTCCCTAGCCTGACGCAGCGTATCTGTCTGCACCTGCAGATTTCTCAAAGCAAAGGTAAGGTCCCAATATGCCGCTTCGACCGCTGTCACGACGGCGGTCGTCTGAAGACGCAGCTGTATTTCCGAGATCTCAAGATTCTTGCGTGCGACCTCGATCTGTCGGCGGGTTCCGTCGATTCGACGACCGCGAAACAGAGGTTGGTTGTAGCTGAATGTCAGTGAGGCTGGAAATTGCGGGTTGAGAAATGCATTTGTATTGCTAGTTGTCGTACGGGACGAATTATAAAGCAATGAATAATCTCCACCCTGCCAAGGGGAAAGACCAATAATGCCGGCCGATCCGAAAAGCCGTGTTTGAGTGACCGACCCGTTCACGGCGCCGCCGATCAATGACGCTGTCGGGATATTGAGCCGCTCATAATAAGACTCTGCAGCAGCGACGGGATCATAAGCGCCCTTCGCAACCTCGATCTGAAAATTCCCGATGCGGCCGGTTTTTCTGGCTATCTCGATATCATTGTTGTTCTCGAGGGCCATTTCGATGGCACGTTCGAGCGTAAGCGTAATGCCGCTACCATTCTCTATGCCGATGCGGTCCTGCGACGGCATCGGGCGGAGCTGAATATTGGGAACCGGAGCGATCGGCATCGGGTCGGGCGTCGGGGTCGGCTCAGGCGTCACGCTTTGAGCAGCAGCACCCGCAGCGAACAGCCAGAAAAAACCCGCCGCCAATATTGCCGCGTTGCAGGATCGACTACAGAAGGCCGACAATTTTTTGAGGAGACTCATTCTGCGGTAGCTTGTTGGCGACGGAATAACGAAGTGAGTTTCCGGAACGGCCCGGTCAACTTCTTCCATACGGTCGATTCTGCCGCATCGTCGAATAATGAATAGAAAACGGGAACGGCAAGCAGGGTCAGAAGCAGACACATCGACTGGCCACCCACTACAAGAATGCCGATAGAGCGGTTCGTCGCCGCTCCCGCCCCGGTGCCAAGTGTTAGTGGGATCATACCCGCAACAAGTGCCAATGTGGTCATCAAAATTGGGCGCAATCGGTCGCGATTCGCCTGAATAATGGCGTCATAGCGGTTCAATCCGCGCGCTCGCAGAGTATTAGTATGATCGATCTGCAAGATGGCATTCTTTTTCACAATTCCAAACAAGAGCAGGATGCCCAGAGCCGAGAAAATATTCAGCGTTTGGCCGGCGATCGCAGTTGAGAGCAAAGCGAACGGTACCGAAAGCGGCAGCGTCAGCAAAATTGTCACAGGATGGATGAACGACTCGAATTGTGCTGCAAGCACAAGATACATGAAAACGAACGAGAGCAGGAACGCGTACAAGAACGCTTCATAGGCTTTTTGCAGCTCTTTCGATTGCCCCGTAACGCCGGTCACGTACTCCGCCGGCATATTAAGTTCCTTGGCAAATCGGGTCATCATTGCGATCGCGTCCGACTCAGAAGCGTTTGGCGGGAGTCCTGCGGATACCGTCACCTGCCGCTGCCGATTCAACCGATTGATGGTCGACGGTGCAAGCCCCTCGTCTATCTTGATCACTCTTTCGAGGTCGACAGTGCCGCCGTTTGAAGAACCGACCGTAAAGAACCGGAAATTGCTTCGGTCGCGGCGATAAGCCTCCTCTGCTCGAACAATGACGTCATACTGTTTCGAGTTTTCACTGTAAGCGGAAACGATCTGGCCGGCCGACAATATGTTCAAGGCCTGTGCGACATCACCGGCACGAACCCCGAGGTCGGCTGCCCTTTCACGGTCGATCACGACGCGCACCTCAGGGCTGCCAACTTCGATAGATGTGTCCGGATCACGATAGATCGGCACCTGCTTCATCTTCTCAACGATCGCATTCGCGTATTCGGTCAGCTTGACCATGTCAGGCCCGGCAATGTACATGCCGACGCTGGATCCGCCGCGTCCCAAGCCTATACTGCCCGCTATCGAGGAGGATGCCGAAACGCTGACCTGATAATCCTTTGACGAGTATTTTCGGGCGATCTGTCGCGTCTTGTTAATTAGATCTGCCTGCGAGAATTCCCTTTCTTTGACCGGCAGTAGTGCCACATTGATGAATCCGTTGTTCGATCCAGACCCGCGCCCGAATCCGGCAAGAACCAACGTATTTTTCACTCCCGGAACCTCAGCCCGAATATCTCGGGCGATCCGGTCCAGCATAGACTGTGTTGCCGACAACGATGTGCCCTGCGGCCCGCGAAGATTTACCTGAAACAGCGATTCGTCCTCATCGGGAAGAAACGCCATACCGACAAAACGATACAGAGGAACCGTCGAGGCAACCGTCGAGATACATATAAGCACGACCGCCCACCGGAAACGCATCGCTTTGACGAGCAGCCAAGTGTAGCCGCCGTCGATCTTCTGCCAGAACCAACCGCTCTTTGAATCGCCATGAGCCGCCTCAGTTGTTTGCACCTCAGGCTCACCGTCTGCCGAGCGTGCGGCAGGCTTAGCCGCTTGCTTGCGCTTGATCCAGCGTGCGGCAAGCATCGGAGTAAGAGTAAATGAAACGATAAGAGAAACTGCGATAGCAGCGGCCGATGTCAGTCCGAACGAGGACATGAACCGCCCAACAATCCCTGTCATGAATCCGACCGGGATGAAAACCGCCAAAAGCGAAAGCGTCGTCGCCAGCACCGCCAGGCCGATCTCACGCGTACCTTCTATAGCGGCTTGGAACGGGTCCATTCCCTTTTCTTCTACAAATCGATAAATGTTCTCGAGGACGACGATTGCGTCGTCGATCACAATGCCGACCATCAGCGTAAGAGCCAACATCGTCATCTGGTTGAGCGAATAACCCATCGCGGCGATCGCAGCAAATGACGCGATGATAGAGATCGGAATGGCAAGTGCGGCGATGATGGTAGAGCGGAAATTCCAGAGGAAAAAGAAAACGATGATAGCTGCAAATAGCCCGCCGAGCACAAGGTGCTCTTCGATCGCTGTCAGTGAATTCTGGATGAATTCCGACTGATCGCGAATTACAGCTACCTTAAAGTCCGATGGAAGGTTCGGAATGATGGTCGCCATGCGGGACTTAACATTATTGATCACCGCGATGGTGTTGGCTCCGGCCTGTTTGCGGACCCCGACCGAAACTGACGGTGTTCCGTCGAGCGATGCCGCGGAGGACGGCTCGCCGCCGGTCTTTTCTACGCTGCCGATGTCCTTGATCTTGATCGGAAACCCGTTTCGGGTAGCTATGACGATCTCATTGAACTGCTCAACCTCGGTCAGTTTGCTCATCGTGCGGACGCCGAGTGTCCGCCTGCCTTCGATGATATTACCGCCGGGCATTTCTTGATTCTGCGAGCGGATAGCGGCGGAGACCTCAGTTACCGCAAGGTTATAGGCACGCAGACGGTCCGGATTAACATTTACGCGGATCTGTGGGGTTCGGGCTCCCCACATGAAGACCTCACCGACCCCGTCAGCGTTCTCGATACGCTTCTGTATGAGC
This sequence is a window from Acidobacteriota bacterium. Protein-coding genes within it:
- a CDS encoding efflux RND transporter permease subunit; translated protein: MQWLAEICVHRPVFATVIVLFLTVVGGFSFFTLGVDRFPKIDLPTISVRTSNPGAAPAEIETEITDIIEGALNTVPGVEEMRSSSSRGSSNVTLTFNLEKNPDVAFQEVQQKLSSVSNWLPDTADPPVAQKADPDSQPILLYTVSAPRDVIELTEQVEELIQKRIENADGVGEVFMWGARTPQIRVNVNPDRLRAYNLAVTEVSAAIRSQNQEMPGGNIIEGRRTLGVRTMSKLTEVEQFNEIVIATRNGFPIKIKDIGSVEKTGGEPSSAASLDGTPSVSVGVRKQAGANTIAVINNVKSRMATIIPNLPSDFKVAVIRDQSEFIQNSLTAIEEHLVLGGLFAAIIVFFFLWNFRSTIIAALAIPISIIASFAAIAAMGYSLNQMTMLALTLMVGIVIDDAIVVLENIYRFVEEKGMDPFQAAIEGTREIGLAVLATTLSLLAVFIPVGFMTGIVGRFMSSFGLTSAAAIAVSLIVSFTLTPMLAARWIKRKQAAKPAARSADGEPEVQTTEAAHGDSKSGWFWQKIDGGYTWLLVKAMRFRWAVVLICISTVASTVPLYRFVGMAFLPDEDESLFQVNLRGPQGTSLSATQSMLDRIARDIRAEVPGVKNTLVLAGFGRGSGSNNGFINVALLPVKEREFSQADLINKTRQIARKYSSKDYQVSVSASSSIAGSIGLGRGGSSVGMYIAGPDMVKLTEYANAIVEKMKQVPIYRDPDTSIEVGSPEVRVVIDRERAADLGVRAGDVAQALNILSAGQIVSAYSENSKQYDVIVRAEEAYRRDRSNFRFFTVGSSNGGTVDLERVIKIDEGLAPSTINRLNRQRQVTVSAGLPPNASESDAIAMMTRFAKELNMPAEYVTGVTGQSKELQKAYEAFLYAFLLSFVFMYLVLAAQFESFIHPVTILLTLPLSVPFALLSTAIAGQTLNIFSALGILLLFGIVKKNAILQIDHTNTLRARGLNRYDAIIQANRDRLRPILMTTLALVAGMIPLTLGTGAGAATNRSIGILVVGGQSMCLLLTLLAVPVFYSLFDDAAESTVWKKLTGPFRKLTSLFRRQQATAE